The following proteins are encoded in a genomic region of Stutzerimonas stutzeri:
- a CDS encoding DUF2489 domain-containing protein — protein MTPLAIGLLAAGVLLIAALAGYALHLWRKVWRREQAIAEQQAQQHAALAADLRVLASSLLDEQVPLIEGAIRIKVLLDNYDSNLGQNPRCQVFQVLFEATEQVPTHAAWKALDKAERRRYEANFSALELQHKAEARRSARWLLDEVLPKNREAA, from the coding sequence ATGACACCCCTCGCCATCGGGCTCCTCGCCGCCGGTGTGCTGTTGATCGCCGCGCTGGCCGGCTACGCGCTGCACTTATGGCGTAAGGTCTGGCGCAGGGAGCAGGCGATCGCCGAGCAGCAGGCACAGCAGCACGCCGCCCTTGCGGCCGATCTGCGAGTGCTTGCCAGCAGCCTGCTCGATGAGCAGGTACCGCTGATCGAGGGCGCGATACGGATCAAGGTCCTGCTGGACAATTACGATTCCAACCTGGGCCAGAATCCGCGTTGCCAGGTCTTCCAGGTGCTGTTCGAAGCCACCGAGCAGGTGCCGACCCATGCTGCCTGGAAGGCGTTGGACAAAGCCGAGCGTCGCCGCTACGAAGCCAACTTCAGCGCGCTGGAGTTGCAACACAAGGCCGAGGCCCGTCGTTCGGCTCGCTGGCTCCTTGACGAAGTCTTGCCGAAGAACCGCGAAGCCGCCTGA
- a CDS encoding SEC-C metal-binding domain-containing protein, whose product MNHETHVHGPDCNHDHDHAQHDHVHGPHCNHSHDPVRNPLKDVGRNDPCPCGSQKKFKKCHGA is encoded by the coding sequence ATGAACCACGAAACCCACGTACACGGTCCTGATTGCAATCACGATCACGACCATGCGCAGCATGACCATGTCCACGGTCCGCATTGCAACCACAGCCATGATCCGGTCCGCAATCCGCTGAAGGATGTCGGTCGTAACGATCCCTGCCCGTGTGGCAGTCAGAAAAAATTCAAGAAGTGCCACGGGGCCTGA
- a CDS encoding LEA type 2 family protein: protein MKAVVMLGLLSALAGCSTWFSSDFQDPRVQLADVEIIKARLLEQQFMLRFRIDNPNEQSLPVRGLVYRVHLNDVELASGESSGWATVPAHGFGYYEVPVQTNLWRHMKYIVRLLEKPDRPIAYRLEGELKTGLLAGRRVHIATNGEIIPGNFIPE, encoded by the coding sequence ATGAAAGCGGTGGTTATGTTGGGTTTGCTGTCCGCGCTTGCCGGGTGTTCGACCTGGTTCAGCAGCGATTTCCAGGACCCCCGCGTGCAGCTCGCCGACGTCGAGATCATCAAGGCCAGGCTTCTCGAACAGCAGTTCATGCTGCGGTTCCGAATCGACAACCCCAATGAGCAGAGCTTGCCGGTTCGCGGCCTCGTCTATCGGGTGCATCTCAACGACGTCGAATTGGCCAGCGGTGAGTCCAGTGGCTGGGCCACGGTGCCTGCGCATGGCTTCGGCTACTACGAGGTCCCGGTTCAGACCAATCTCTGGCGGCACATGAAATACATCGTGAGGCTATTGGAGAAGCCAGACCGGCCCATCGCCTATCGTCTGGAAGGTGAGTTGAAAACGGGGCTACTGGCTGGACGGCGCGTGCACATCGCCACCAATGGCGAGATAATTCCCGGCAACTTTATTCCGGAGTAG
- a CDS encoding S-methyl-5'-thioinosine phosphorylase, giving the protein MTVYAIIGGTGLTELPGLALDEAVPMETPYGAPSADVLRGTYAGREVLFLARHGHPHRIPPHQVNYRANLWALRQAGAQAIIAVNAVGGIHSAMGAGHLCVPHQLIDYTYGRAHTFFEGDIEHVTHIDFSYPYDEPLRQRLIAGLAAEGYLFSSHGVYGCTQGPRLETVAEIARMERDGCDIVGMTGMPEAVLARELELPYACLALVVNPAAGKTQGVITMAEIEAALADGIVKTRAVLARALAG; this is encoded by the coding sequence ATGACTGTCTATGCCATTATCGGCGGCACCGGCCTGACCGAGCTGCCCGGCCTTGCCCTGGACGAAGCGGTGCCGATGGAAACGCCCTATGGTGCTCCTTCGGCCGATGTTCTGCGCGGCACCTACGCCGGTCGGGAGGTGCTGTTCCTGGCTCGTCATGGCCATCCGCACCGGATCCCCCCGCACCAGGTGAACTATCGCGCCAATCTCTGGGCGCTGCGGCAGGCGGGTGCGCAGGCGATCATCGCGGTCAATGCTGTCGGCGGCATTCACTCGGCGATGGGAGCAGGGCACCTTTGCGTGCCGCACCAGCTGATCGACTACACCTATGGCCGTGCGCATACCTTCTTCGAAGGGGATATCGAGCACGTTACCCATATCGACTTCAGCTACCCCTACGATGAGCCGTTGCGCCAGCGTCTGATTGCCGGTCTGGCCGCCGAGGGTTACCTGTTCAGCAGCCATGGGGTCTATGGTTGTACTCAAGGCCCACGGCTGGAGACGGTGGCCGAGATTGCCAGAATGGAGCGCGACGGCTGCGATATCGTCGGTATGACGGGCATGCCCGAAGCGGTACTGGCCCGCGAGCTCGAGCTGCCGTACGCGTGCCTGGCACTGGTGGTCAATCCGGCTGCTGGCAAAACCCAGGGCGTCATTACCATGGCGGAGATCGAGGCGGCTCTGGCTGATGGAATCGTCAAGACACGTGCCGTGCTGGCGCGTGCGCTTGCCGGCTGA
- the nagZ gene encoding beta-N-acetylhexosaminidase — protein MQGSLMLDIAGTWLTAEDRQILRQPEVGGLILFARNIDNLHQVQELCRAIRAVRPDILLAVDQEGGRVQRLRRDLVRLPAMREFATRPDAERLAELCGWVMATEVLAVGLDFSFAPVLDLDYQRSAVVGSRAFEGDPERATALAGAFIKGMHRAGMAATGKHFPGHGWAEADSHVAIPVDERGLDELRGGDLVPFQRLSSELDAVMPAHVIYPQVDDKPAGFSRRWLQDVLRNELGFRGVIFSDDLSMAGAHVVGDAASRIEAALTAGCDMGLVCNDRGAAELALSALQRLGTQPSPALANMRRRTSVSLEYKQDPRWRASVAALKAAELIV, from the coding sequence ATGCAAGGCTCACTGATGCTGGACATCGCCGGTACCTGGCTGACCGCCGAGGATCGCCAGATACTGCGCCAGCCGGAAGTAGGCGGACTCATTCTGTTCGCCCGCAATATCGATAACCTGCACCAGGTGCAGGAGCTGTGTCGCGCGATCCGTGCCGTACGCCCCGACATCCTGTTGGCCGTCGATCAAGAGGGCGGCCGGGTGCAGCGGCTGCGGCGCGATTTAGTGCGCCTGCCGGCGATGCGCGAGTTCGCTACACGCCCTGATGCTGAGCGCCTGGCTGAACTCTGTGGCTGGGTGATGGCGACCGAGGTCCTGGCCGTAGGTCTGGACTTCAGTTTCGCGCCGGTGCTCGACCTTGACTATCAGCGCAGCGCCGTCGTGGGTAGCCGGGCCTTCGAGGGCGATCCTGAGCGTGCCACCGCGTTGGCCGGAGCCTTCATCAAGGGCATGCACCGTGCGGGGATGGCGGCTACGGGCAAGCATTTCCCAGGTCATGGTTGGGCCGAAGCCGACTCGCATGTCGCCATTCCGGTCGATGAGCGCGGGCTGGATGAGCTGCGCGGTGGCGATCTGGTTCCGTTCCAGCGCCTGTCGAGTGAGCTGGACGCCGTTATGCCCGCGCACGTGATCTATCCGCAGGTGGATGACAAGCCCGCAGGGTTTTCCCGCCGCTGGCTGCAGGATGTGTTGCGCAATGAACTGGGCTTTCGCGGCGTGATCTTCAGCGATGACCTGTCCATGGCGGGTGCGCATGTCGTCGGCGATGCCGCGAGCCGGATCGAGGCTGCGCTGACGGCAGGCTGCGACATGGGCCTTGTATGCAATGATCGAGGCGCTGCCGAGCTGGCGCTGTCGGCGCTACAGCGGCTTGGTACGCAGCCGTCCCCCGCACTGGCAAACATGCGCAGGCGTACGTCCGTTTCGCTGGAATACAAGCAGGACCCGCGCTGGCGCGCGTCCGTTGCGGCGCTGAAAGCCGCCGAACTGATCGTTTGA
- a CDS encoding L,D-transpeptidase yields MPDLDFIHISIADQLLYGFSEGRLCLRLPVSTARNGVGERNGSGCTPRGRHQVRARIGDGLPLGAVLRGRRWTGEVWNQALHEQFPGRDWILTRILWLSGCEPGFNRLGPVDTFRRYIYLHGTPDSEPMGVPLSHGCIRLRNVDLLDLFPRVPAGCAVQIEEAARPDWSSATLN; encoded by the coding sequence ATGCCTGATCTCGATTTCATTCATATCTCGATTGCCGACCAGCTGCTGTACGGATTCTCCGAAGGCAGGCTGTGTCTCCGCTTGCCTGTGTCCACTGCACGTAACGGCGTTGGCGAGCGCAATGGTTCCGGTTGTACCCCGCGTGGCCGCCATCAGGTGCGTGCGCGCATCGGCGATGGGCTGCCCCTCGGTGCCGTTCTGCGCGGCCGTCGGTGGACCGGCGAGGTCTGGAATCAGGCGCTGCATGAGCAGTTCCCGGGCCGCGATTGGATCCTGACCCGGATTCTTTGGCTCAGCGGTTGTGAGCCGGGGTTCAATCGTCTGGGCCCGGTCGATACGTTTCGCCGTTACATCTATTTGCATGGCACGCCTGATTCCGAACCCATGGGTGTGCCGCTCTCCCATGGTTGCATCAGGCTGCGCAATGTCGATCTGCTCGACCTTTTTCCTCGAGTGCCGGCTGGCTGTGCCGTGCAGATAGAGGAAGCAGCCCGTCCTGACTGGTCGAGTGCAACGCTGAATTAA
- a CDS encoding TetR/AcrR family transcriptional regulator, translated as MAQSETVERILDAAEQLFAEKGFAETSLRLITSKAGVNLAAVNYHFGSKKALIQAVFSRFLGPFCASLERELDRREAESDRKENLEELLEILVDQALAVTPRSGDDLSIFMRLLGLSFSQSQGHLRRYLEDMYGKVFRRYMMRVHEAAPSIPPIELFWRVHFMLGAAAFSMSGIKALRAIAENDFGAKTSIEQVMRMMVPFLAAGMRADSGVVDESLAQAHPVARRNALAMPAKG; from the coding sequence ATGGCGCAGTCTGAAACAGTGGAGCGTATTCTGGACGCGGCGGAACAGCTATTCGCCGAGAAGGGCTTCGCCGAGACTTCGTTGCGCCTGATCACCAGCAAGGCCGGCGTGAACCTGGCGGCGGTGAACTATCACTTTGGCTCCAAGAAGGCGCTTATCCAGGCGGTTTTCTCACGCTTCCTCGGCCCGTTCTGCGCCAGTCTGGAGCGTGAGCTGGATCGACGTGAGGCGGAGTCCGACCGCAAGGAAAATCTCGAGGAGCTCCTGGAGATTCTGGTCGATCAGGCACTCGCCGTGACGCCGCGCAGCGGTGATGACCTGTCGATCTTCATGCGCCTGCTGGGCCTGTCCTTCAGTCAGAGCCAAGGTCACCTGCGACGCTATCTCGAAGACATGTACGGCAAAGTATTTCGCCGCTACATGATGCGCGTCCATGAGGCCGCTCCATCCATTCCGCCGATCGAACTTTTCTGGCGCGTGCACTTCATGCTGGGTGCGGCTGCGTTCAGCATGTCCGGTATCAAGGCGTTGCGTGCGATCGCGGAGAATGATTTCGGCGCCAAGACGTCCATCGAGCAGGTCATGCGCATGATGGTGCCCTTCCTGGCGGCCGGGATGCGTGCCGACTCCGGTGTGGTCGATGAGAGCCTGGCACAGGCGCATCCGGTCGCTCGTCGTAACGCCCTGGCGATGCCCGCCAAGGGGTGA
- the lexA gene encoding transcriptional repressor LexA → MIKLTPRQSEILAFIKRCLEDNGYPPTRAEIAQELGFKSPNAAEEHLKALARKGAIEMTPGASRGIRIPGFEPATEESGLPIIGRVAAGAPILAQQHVEESCQINPSFFQPKADYLLRVRGMSMKDIGIFDGDLLAVHTTREARNGQVVVARIDDEVTVKRFKREGSKVWLLAENAEFAPIEIDLEQQELVIEGLSVGVIRR, encoded by the coding sequence ATGATCAAGCTCACCCCTCGCCAGTCGGAAATCCTCGCCTTCATCAAGCGCTGCCTGGAAGACAATGGCTATCCGCCGACGCGCGCGGAGATCGCTCAAGAGCTGGGTTTCAAGTCGCCCAATGCGGCCGAGGAACACCTCAAGGCGCTCGCTCGCAAGGGCGCTATCGAGATGACGCCCGGCGCGTCGCGCGGGATACGTATTCCAGGTTTCGAACCCGCCACCGAAGAGAGCGGGTTGCCGATCATTGGCCGGGTCGCGGCCGGAGCCCCCATCCTCGCGCAGCAACATGTCGAGGAGTCCTGCCAGATCAACCCTTCATTCTTTCAGCCGAAGGCCGATTACCTGTTGCGGGTCCGAGGCATGAGCATGAAGGACATTGGCATATTCGACGGCGACCTGCTTGCAGTGCATACCACCCGTGAAGCACGCAATGGGCAGGTGGTGGTGGCACGCATCGATGATGAAGTCACGGTCAAGCGTTTCAAGCGTGAGGGCAGCAAGGTCTGGCTACTCGCCGAGAATGCCGAGTTCGCTCCGATCGAAATCGACCTTGAGCAACAGGAGCTGGTTATCGAGGGCCTGAGCGTCGGCGTGATACGTCGCTGA
- the sulA gene encoding SOS-induced cell division inhibitor SulA, translating into MQYQPQPIAGQPPQLSLFEGLIAHSLAPFASVACTPQPADDRLSEMTLSGREDHCRLLLAPILREFSEATDTRWLTLIAPPAALSQSWLREAGLNRDRILLLQARETQATLELACKALMSGCSHTVITWFPRLDKASRLKLCVAAEQGNAQSLNIRLG; encoded by the coding sequence ATGCAGTACCAACCCCAACCCATCGCAGGCCAGCCACCCCAACTTTCGTTGTTCGAAGGGCTGATCGCGCACAGCCTGGCACCATTCGCTAGCGTTGCCTGCACCCCGCAACCTGCCGATGATCGCTTGAGCGAAATGACACTGAGCGGTCGCGAAGATCACTGCCGACTGCTGCTTGCGCCCATCTTGCGCGAGTTCAGCGAGGCGACCGATACACGGTGGCTGACCTTGATCGCGCCGCCTGCCGCCCTTTCGCAAAGCTGGCTGCGCGAAGCCGGGCTCAACCGCGACCGCATTCTGTTGCTGCAGGCCCGCGAGACACAGGCCACGCTCGAATTGGCCTGCAAGGCATTGATGTCCGGCTGCAGCCACACGGTAATCACCTGGTTTCCGCGCCTGGACAAAGCGAGCCGACTGAAGCTCTGCGTGGCGGCGGAGCAAGGCAACGCACAGAGCCTGAATATACGCCTGGGATAA
- a CDS encoding DMT family transporter yields MTARTLLLTALAMLAFAGNSLLCRAALRDSQIDPASFTALRLFAGALVLWLLLRTRKRATTVPGNWAGACSLFIYAAAFSYAYLHLDAGAGALLLFGAVQLSMITWGLFKGERLHRLQLVGLVLAAAGLVALLLPGASTPSLSASLLMVLAGVAWGAYSLLGKGTPDPLAATAGNFIRTLPIAAMLCLLALGSLEWDSAGVLYALLSGGITSGIGYAIWYAAMPGLAAIQAASVQLSVPLLTALAGSALLGETLTGRLILAGVAILGGIALVLRYKYRA; encoded by the coding sequence ATGACCGCTAGAACTCTGCTGCTGACGGCGTTGGCCATGCTCGCCTTTGCAGGCAACTCGCTGCTTTGCCGAGCCGCACTGCGCGACAGCCAAATCGATCCCGCCAGCTTCACTGCACTGCGCCTGTTTGCTGGCGCGCTGGTGTTGTGGCTGCTACTGCGTACTCGCAAGCGCGCCACCACGGTGCCTGGCAACTGGGCAGGCGCCTGTTCACTGTTCATCTATGCTGCGGCGTTTTCTTATGCCTACCTGCACCTCGATGCGGGCGCCGGCGCACTGCTGCTGTTCGGCGCCGTACAACTGAGCATGATCACCTGGGGCCTGTTCAAGGGGGAGCGCCTGCATCGTTTGCAGCTGGTCGGGCTGGTACTGGCGGCCGCCGGGCTGGTCGCGCTCCTGCTGCCCGGCGCGAGCACGCCGTCCTTGTCGGCATCATTGTTGATGGTGCTGGCAGGTGTGGCGTGGGGCGCCTATTCGCTATTGGGCAAGGGAACGCCCGATCCGCTCGCCGCGACCGCCGGCAACTTCATCCGCACACTCCCCATCGCGGCCATGCTGTGCCTGCTGGCGCTGGGCTCGCTGGAATGGGACAGCGCCGGCGTGCTGTATGCCCTGCTATCCGGAGGCATTACCTCCGGTATCGGCTATGCGATCTGGTATGCGGCAATGCCTGGACTGGCCGCCATACAAGCGGCCAGTGTGCAGCTGAGCGTTCCACTCCTCACCGCACTGGCAGGGAGCGCGCTACTGGGCGAAACCTTGACGGGAAGATTGATTCTGGCGGGGGTCGCGATCCTGGGCGGCATCGCCCTGGTGCTGCGATACAAGTACCGGGCGTGA
- a CDS encoding DUF6586 family protein, translating to MAHELYTRTNQKIYFAGLALESWRRAEDNGAMNAPGVIQAEREACLFHLYGALLGLCHEIAGYYRLPGANASRVEMLLVRSPSNASPSPELAELIELAEHSETWLAQLLKAYAALFEPPRPPAKAKTDPTLPLIEAVSVEEDVPAIGRTEVEAWRGNLKALALRFRESLTEW from the coding sequence ATGGCTCACGAGCTGTATACCCGCACCAACCAGAAAATCTATTTCGCCGGGCTGGCGCTCGAGAGTTGGCGGCGGGCCGAGGATAACGGCGCGATGAACGCACCGGGCGTGATCCAGGCCGAGCGAGAGGCGTGTCTGTTTCATCTCTACGGCGCGCTGCTGGGGTTATGCCACGAAATCGCCGGCTATTACCGATTGCCCGGCGCCAATGCATCGCGGGTGGAGATGCTGCTGGTGCGTTCGCCGAGCAATGCATCGCCGAGCCCGGAGCTGGCCGAGCTGATCGAGCTGGCCGAACACTCCGAAACCTGGCTAGCCCAATTGCTGAAGGCCTATGCGGCACTGTTCGAACCGCCGCGCCCCCCGGCCAAGGCCAAGACCGACCCGACCCTGCCCTTGATCGAGGCGGTTAGCGTGGAGGAAGACGTGCCGGCTATCGGGCGCACTGAGGTGGAAGCCTGGCGAGGCAATCTGAAGGCACTGGCGTTGCGCTTTCGCGAGTCGCTTACCGAGTGGTAG